One Rubinisphaera margarita DNA window includes the following coding sequences:
- the coxB gene encoding cytochrome c oxidase subunit II, giving the protein MNRDSVDPRRWLQRWFVPTAMLLLGGCAGPQSTLDPAGQGAEDIARIFWIMVVGATVIWTTVIGLAIYALKLKPGPHHRRRSGFWIIGGGVIAPTVILTGLVIYSLAFLPQLLARPPEGSLQIKVEGLQWWWRVTYLENGEPDFELANEIHLPVGEPVEFLLSSPDVIHSFWIPALGGKVDMIPGRQTRLTLMPTRTGTFRGVCAEYCGSSHALMNFTVVVEEPDEYQAWLEEQRSPARRPAEQLTILGRELFVSSGCGACHSVRGTDANGRIAPDLTHVGSRHKLGADVLPNERASFERWIRHTDDVKPDVLMPEYHSLDAAELTALAAYLESLD; this is encoded by the coding sequence ATGAATCGAGATTCCGTTGACCCTCGTAGATGGCTGCAGCGATGGTTCGTCCCCACCGCGATGCTGCTGCTCGGTGGATGCGCCGGTCCACAATCCACGCTCGATCCCGCCGGGCAGGGAGCGGAGGATATCGCCCGGATCTTCTGGATCATGGTCGTCGGGGCGACGGTCATCTGGACTACCGTCATCGGACTGGCGATCTATGCACTGAAGTTGAAGCCCGGCCCCCATCATCGCCGTCGCTCCGGCTTCTGGATCATCGGGGGTGGAGTCATCGCCCCGACCGTGATTCTGACCGGGCTGGTCATCTACAGTCTCGCCTTTCTTCCTCAGCTTCTCGCCCGACCTCCTGAAGGTTCGCTTCAGATCAAAGTCGAAGGTCTTCAGTGGTGGTGGCGGGTTACCTATCTCGAGAACGGCGAACCCGATTTCGAGCTTGCGAATGAAATCCATCTGCCCGTCGGCGAGCCAGTCGAGTTCCTGCTTTCAAGTCCCGATGTCATTCATTCGTTCTGGATTCCCGCGCTGGGCGGGAAAGTCGACATGATTCCGGGCCGGCAAACGCGGCTGACCCTCATGCCGACTCGAACCGGAACCTTTCGCGGAGTCTGCGCTGAATACTGCGGCTCCTCCCATGCGTTGATGAACTTCACGGTCGTGGTGGAAGAACCGGATGAGTATCAAGCGTGGCTGGAAGAGCAGCGAAGTCCCGCCCGCCGACCGGCTGAGCAGCTCACGATCCTCGGTCGCGAACTGTTTGTGAGTTCGGGGTGCGGGGCATGTCACTCCGTTCGCGGGACCGACGCGAATGGTCGCATTGCTCCCGATCTGACCCATGTCGGCAGCCGCCATAAACTGGGCGCCGACGTTCTTCCCAATGAACGAGCCAGCTTCGAACGATGGATCCGCCATACTGACGACGTGAAGCCCGACGTCCTGATGCCCGAATATCATTCGCTCGACGCGGCGGAGTTAACGGCTCTCGCTGCCTACCTCGAAAGTCTTGATTGA
- the ctaD gene encoding cytochrome c oxidase subunit I, whose product MQTTENDPEPLPEAPPLEVRRAQEERLLKAWETPKGWRYWSAVNNSEVGLWYTVASFCFFLYGGVLALLMRIQLAVPENTFLTANQYNQIFTMHGSVMMFLFAVPIFEAFSILVLPQMLGARDLPFPRLSAYGFWSFIIGGVFVCGSIFFDAAPRGGWFMYPPLTSSYQSDVGADIWLLGLTFIEIASIAAAIELIVGVLKCRPPGMRINLIPLYSWYILVVAGMILFAFPPLIAGDILLEMERAFHWPFFDPARGGDPVLWQHLFWIFGHPEVYIIFLPSVALMAMIVPTFARTPIVGYSWVVLSAVGTGFLSFGLWVHHMFTTGLPGVSLGIFSAASQAVAIPTGVQIFCFLATLVAGRVVKSTCLLFIFAGLATFIIGGLTGVMVAVAPFDFQAHDTYFIVGHLHYVLIGGTIFPIMAGFYYFFPMVRGKKLSERIGTIVFWLVFIGFNVGFFPMHISGMMGMPRRVFTYPAGMGFDTLNMTSTIGAFILAGGLLLFFIDVVRPRKNQPYSERNPWNAGTLEWLAEIPDKPWGARSIPEIDSRYPLWDQPNFVRDVDEGRFYLPDAKEMLRETIVTSVIDARPMQCLRVAGPTFITVWAAIFTGGFFILATYHWWTSAVVSGLLAIVMLLRWAWTTAPIPEKDSKDVSLGVTLPIYVSGPSAVGWWAMFITMTADLTAFMSLVFGYFFYWTVHKDFPPEPHQGPGVFWPVLSLVLLAGSYGLTLLSHRWNRDDNARAFYGGLIGAAVLSLGGAAAILAGPWTTNLDPTSHVYPAIVWVLAGWMALHVIGGTIMQLYCLARRAARRMTAKYDADIVNVCLYWHFLALTVFITVGVIAGFPFLV is encoded by the coding sequence ATGCAGACCACCGAGAACGATCCTGAACCGCTGCCCGAAGCCCCGCCGCTCGAAGTCCGGCGTGCGCAGGAGGAGCGTCTGCTCAAAGCCTGGGAAACGCCCAAAGGCTGGCGGTACTGGTCGGCGGTCAACAACTCCGAGGTCGGACTCTGGTACACGGTCGCCTCGTTCTGCTTCTTTCTGTATGGCGGCGTACTTGCACTGCTGATGCGCATTCAGCTGGCCGTACCCGAAAACACGTTCCTGACCGCGAATCAGTACAACCAGATCTTCACCATGCATGGCTCGGTGATGATGTTCCTGTTCGCCGTGCCGATCTTCGAAGCCTTCTCCATTCTCGTATTGCCGCAGATGCTTGGGGCACGCGATCTCCCGTTCCCGAGGCTCTCGGCGTACGGGTTCTGGAGTTTCATCATCGGCGGGGTGTTCGTCTGCGGCTCCATCTTCTTCGATGCCGCACCGCGAGGCGGCTGGTTCATGTATCCGCCGTTGACCAGTTCGTATCAATCCGATGTCGGAGCCGATATCTGGCTGCTCGGGTTGACGTTCATCGAAATTGCCTCCATTGCCGCGGCGATTGAATTAATCGTCGGGGTTCTGAAGTGCCGCCCGCCGGGCATGCGAATCAACTTGATCCCGCTTTACTCGTGGTACATTCTGGTCGTCGCCGGAATGATCCTGTTCGCCTTCCCGCCGTTGATCGCCGGCGACATTCTGCTCGAAATGGAGCGGGCGTTTCACTGGCCATTCTTTGACCCGGCACGAGGCGGCGATCCGGTTCTCTGGCAGCATCTGTTCTGGATCTTCGGACATCCCGAGGTCTACATCATCTTCCTGCCATCGGTCGCGCTGATGGCGATGATCGTGCCGACGTTCGCTCGCACGCCGATTGTCGGCTACAGCTGGGTCGTTTTGTCAGCGGTTGGGACCGGGTTCCTCAGTTTCGGGCTCTGGGTCCACCACATGTTTACCACCGGGCTGCCGGGGGTGTCACTCGGAATCTTCTCGGCCGCTTCCCAGGCCGTGGCGATACCGACCGGGGTGCAGATCTTCTGTTTTCTGGCGACGCTGGTCGCGGGACGAGTGGTGAAGTCGACCTGTCTGCTCTTTATCTTCGCAGGGCTGGCGACCTTCATTATCGGCGGGCTGACCGGCGTGATGGTCGCGGTGGCTCCCTTCGATTTTCAGGCTCACGACACCTACTTCATCGTCGGGCATCTGCATTATGTGCTGATCGGCGGAACGATCTTTCCGATCATGGCTGGCTTCTATTACTTCTTCCCGATGGTCCGGGGTAAGAAGCTGAGCGAACGGATCGGTACGATCGTCTTCTGGCTCGTCTTCATCGGTTTCAATGTTGGCTTCTTCCCGATGCACATCTCCGGAATGATGGGGATGCCCCGGCGAGTCTTCACCTATCCAGCCGGGATGGGCTTCGACACCTTGAATATGACCTCAACCATCGGCGCCTTCATTCTCGCCGGCGGCTTACTGCTGTTCTTTATCGATGTCGTCCGGCCGCGAAAGAATCAGCCTTATTCGGAACGCAATCCGTGGAACGCCGGAACACTCGAATGGCTGGCGGAAATCCCCGATAAACCGTGGGGAGCCCGCTCGATTCCGGAGATCGACAGCCGCTATCCGCTCTGGGACCAGCCGAACTTTGTCCGCGATGTCGATGAAGGCCGCTTCTATCTCCCCGATGCAAAAGAAATGCTCCGCGAAACGATCGTGACTTCGGTGATCGATGCCCGCCCGATGCAATGCCTGCGCGTGGCCGGGCCGACATTCATCACAGTCTGGGCGGCAATCTTCACCGGCGGCTTCTTTATTCTGGCGACGTATCACTGGTGGACCTCGGCTGTGGTCAGCGGGCTGCTCGCCATCGTGATGCTGCTCCGCTGGGCCTGGACCACGGCTCCGATTCCTGAGAAAGACTCGAAGGATGTCAGCCTCGGGGTGACGCTGCCGATTTATGTCTCCGGACCGAGTGCGGTCGGCTGGTGGGCGATGTTCATCACCATGACGGCTGATCTGACGGCGTTCATGTCACTGGTCTTCGGCTACTTCTTCTACTGGACTGTTCATAAAGATTTCCCGCCTGAACCGCATCAGGGGCCGGGAGTCTTCTGGCCGGTGTTGAGCCTGGTGCTGCTCGCCGGTTCGTATGGACTGACGCTGTTGTCTCATCGATGGAATCGAGACGACAACGCCCGGGCGTTCTATGGAGGGCTCATCGGAGCAGCCGTGCTTTCCCTGGGCGGAGCGGCCGCGATTCTTGCTGGTCCATGGACGACGAACCTCGATCCGACTTCACACGTTTACCCGGCCATCGTCTGGGTGCTGGCCGGCTGGATGGCTCTGCACGT